The proteins below are encoded in one region of Macadamia integrifolia cultivar HAES 741 unplaced genomic scaffold, SCU_Mint_v3 scaffold_197A, whole genome shotgun sequence:
- the LOC122071202 gene encoding histone acetyltransferase MCC1 isoform X1 → MVINEKSKHFCSFQLQLHGCCGSCGIDGIKNSFIRAPNTSNLCGRLITGHSMVDLKAPPFPNIVYRRIQPSDFQVLVRIHHDLFPITYESEFFRNVVYGRDIVAWGVVDRSRPGGQDDELIGFVTTRIIPASESEIGDMLRYDSSRTEQVLVYILTLGVEEAYRNLGIATSLIRKVIEYASSIPTCRAVYLHVIAYNEPAIRFYKKTSFKCVRRLPDFYYIRGQHYDSYLFVYYVNGGRSSCSPLEIVTTVATYVRSLFKSLAARLWKNEEKKLPRWPKCRESSGLLTTQNKGILITENAGCQCV, encoded by the exons ATG GTGATTAATGAAAAATCAAAGCATTTCTGCAGTTTCCAGTTACAACTGCATGGCTGTTGTGGCTCATGTGGCATAGATGGGATCAAAAATTCTTTTATACGTGCTCCAAATACATCAAATCTTTGTGGGAGATTGATAACAGGGCATTCAATGGTGGATCTTAAAGCCCCACCTTTCCCAAACATTGTTTATAGGCGTATACAACCATCTGATTTTCAAGTTCTTGTACGGATCCACCATGATTTATTTCCGATCAC ATACGAGTCTGAGTTCTTCCGCAATGTTGTCTATGGTCGTGATATTGTGGCTTGGGGAGTTGTTGACCGTAGTCGGCCTGGCGGTCAAGATGATGAACTTATTGGATTTGTCACGACACGTATTATCCCAGCAAGTGAAAGTGAG ATAGGGGATATGCTCAGATATGATTCTTCAAGGACTGAACAAGTGCTAGTTTATATTTTGACGCTAGGGGTAGAGGAGGCTTACCGAAATCTTGGAATAG CTACATCACTTATTCGGAAGGTTATCGAATATGCATCTAGCATTCCTACTTGTCGAGCAGTTTACTTGCATGTAATTGCTTACAATGAACCGGCAATTCGTTTCTACAAGAAGACGTCATTCAAGTGTGTACGGAGGTTGCCAGACTTTTATTACATCAGGGGCCAGCATTATGATTCATATTTGTTTGTATACTATGTAAATGGCGGTCGATCTTCTTGCTCCCCACT AGAGATTGTTACCACTGTAGCAACATATGTGAGGAGCCTTTTCAAGTCTCTGGCTGCAAGGTTATGgaagaatgaagagaaaaagTTACCAAGATGGCCCAAATGTAGAGAAAGCAGTGGCCTTCTGACTACCCAAAACAAAGGAATACTCATAACTGAGAATGCTGGTTGTCAATGTGTCTAG
- the LOC122071202 gene encoding histone acetyltransferase MCC1 isoform X2, which yields MVDLKAPPFPNIVYRRIQPSDFQVLVRIHHDLFPITYESEFFRNVVYGRDIVAWGVVDRSRPGGQDDELIGFVTTRIIPASESEIGDMLRYDSSRTEQVLVYILTLGVEEAYRNLGIATSLIRKVIEYASSIPTCRAVYLHVIAYNEPAIRFYKKTSFKCVRRLPDFYYIRGQHYDSYLFVYYVNGGRSSCSPLEIVTTVATYVRSLFKSLAARLWKNEEKKLPRWPKCRESSGLLTTQNKGILITENAGCQCV from the exons ATGGTGGATCTTAAAGCCCCACCTTTCCCAAACATTGTTTATAGGCGTATACAACCATCTGATTTTCAAGTTCTTGTACGGATCCACCATGATTTATTTCCGATCAC ATACGAGTCTGAGTTCTTCCGCAATGTTGTCTATGGTCGTGATATTGTGGCTTGGGGAGTTGTTGACCGTAGTCGGCCTGGCGGTCAAGATGATGAACTTATTGGATTTGTCACGACACGTATTATCCCAGCAAGTGAAAGTGAG ATAGGGGATATGCTCAGATATGATTCTTCAAGGACTGAACAAGTGCTAGTTTATATTTTGACGCTAGGGGTAGAGGAGGCTTACCGAAATCTTGGAATAG CTACATCACTTATTCGGAAGGTTATCGAATATGCATCTAGCATTCCTACTTGTCGAGCAGTTTACTTGCATGTAATTGCTTACAATGAACCGGCAATTCGTTTCTACAAGAAGACGTCATTCAAGTGTGTACGGAGGTTGCCAGACTTTTATTACATCAGGGGCCAGCATTATGATTCATATTTGTTTGTATACTATGTAAATGGCGGTCGATCTTCTTGCTCCCCACT AGAGATTGTTACCACTGTAGCAACATATGTGAGGAGCCTTTTCAAGTCTCTGGCTGCAAGGTTATGgaagaatgaagagaaaaagTTACCAAGATGGCCCAAATGTAGAGAAAGCAGTGGCCTTCTGACTACCCAAAACAAAGGAATACTCATAACTGAGAATGCTGGTTGTCAATGTGTCTAG